CGGTGACCAGTTGGAACGGGCGGGTGGAGATCTCCTTCCCCGCCTCGGCCACGCCGATGATGATGCTCTCGCCCCAGCCGCGATGACAGGCTTCCAGCGCCGTGCGCATGACGCCGGTGTTGCCGGTGGCGTCGAAGGTGTAGTCGGCGCCGCCGTCGGTCAGGGCCACCAGATGCGCGACGAGGTCGCCCGAGACATCCTTCGGGTTGACGAAGTGGGTCATGCCGAACTTGCGGCCCCATTCCTCACGGTCCGGATTGATGTCGACGCCGACAATCATGTTGGCGCCGACCAGCTTCAGACCCTGGATGACGTTCAGGCCGATGCCGCCCAAGCCAAAGACGATGCAGTTGGCGCCCGGCTCGACCTTGGCGGTGTTGGTCACCGCGCCTACGCCCGTCGTCACGCCGCAGCCGCAGTAGCAGGCGGTCTTGAACGGCGCGTCACGACGGATCTTGGCGACCGCGATCTCGGGCAGGACCGTGTAGTTCGAGAAGGTCGAGCAGCCCATGTAGTGGTAGATCGGCTGGCCCTTGTAAGAGAAGCGGCTCGTGCCGTCGGGCATGAGCCCCTTGCCCTGGGTGGCGCGGATCGCCGTGCACAGGTTGGTCTTGCCCGACAGGCAGCTTTTGCACTGGCGGCATTCAGGCGTGTAGAGCGGGATCACGTGGTCGCCGACCGCCACGCTGGTCACGCCAGCCCCGACCTCGACCACCACGCCCGCGCCCTCGTGGCCCAGGATCGAGGGGAAGATGCCTTCGCTGTCGAAGCCGTCCAGGGTGTAGGCGTCGGTATGGCAGACGCCGGTCGCCTTGATCTCGACCATCACCTCGCCGGCCTTGGGCCCTTCAAGGTCGACCTCGACGATCTCCAGCGGCTTCTTGGGTTCGAACGCGACAGCGGCGCGGGTCTTCATCGGGCATCTCCCCTGGTATCTTGAGCCGTCTTGGTACGCCCGCTCGGTCGCGCCGATAATCCCGAAGGGCGCAAAACATTGTTGCACACACGGAATAATCGGCGCATCCCCGCTATATGAGCCGCTGGGACGGGATCGACGAGTTCGTGGCGACGGCCGAGGCCGAGAGCTTCTCTCACGCCGCGCGTCGGCTGGGCCTTTCAACCTCAGGGGTAAGCCGTGCGGTCGCCACGCTTGAGGAACGACTGCAGACCCGTCTGCTCTATCGCACCACACGCAGGGTCAGCCTGACCGACGCCGGCCGCGCCTTCCTCGCACGCGCCCGTCGGTTGATCGCCGAGCGTGACGAGGCCTTGGCGTCTGTGGGCGAGGACGACGGCGAGCCGCGGGGCCTGCTGCGGATGACCTGCTCCATGGCCTACGGAGAGCGCTTCGTGGCGCCAGCGGTGAACCGCTTCATGCTGGTTCATCCCAAGCTGTCCATCGAGATCGACCTCGACGACGCGGTCCGCGACATTGTCAGCGAGGGTTTCGACCTGGCGATCCGCTTTGGCCGCCTCACCGACAGCCGCCTGATCGCCAAGCGCCTCGCCTCGCGCACCCGTCGCCTATGCGCGGCGCCGTCCTATCTCGCGCAGGCGGGAACGCCGCAGACGATCGCCGATCTCGCGCACCACGCCTGCATCCTGGGGGCGGCGGAGACCTGGCCGTTCCGGGATGGTGAGCGCGAGATCGCCTTCAAGCCGCAAGGACGCTGGCGCTGCAACAGCGGCCAGGCCGTACTGGACGCAGCCTTGCTGGGGTTCGGGGTCTGCCAGCTGCCGAACTTTTACGTCGACAGCGCCATCGCCGAGGGCCGCTTGGTCCCGCTGCTCGAACCCAACCGGCCAGCCGACGAAGGCGTATGGGCGGTCTACCCGCACTTGCGGCTTCTGCCGGCCAAGGTCCGGCTTCTGGTCGAACATCTGGAAGTCGCGCTGGGCGGCTAACGCCCTCTCCGATCTGCTTGCGCGCGTCAGATCGGAGAAGGCTGGAACACTCTAGGCCTTCACCACCGCCGGGAAGCGGAAACGCCCGTCCAGCATCTCGGGTCTTGGCAGATAGGCCCGCAGGTAAAGCGCGAAGGGGCCGGACTGGGGCGCAGGCAGCCAGTTGGCGGTCTTGTCGCCGCCCGGATCGGTGCGCCCGATCCACAGGTCCAGCGTCCCGTCGGCGTTGCGCTTGAGCCCTTGGGTGCGGTCACCGATCGTGTAGCGATGCAGCGGGTTGTCGGTGAAGAAGAACTGGCCGTCAGCAGTGGCCTCATACATCGACAGCGACCAGAACCCGTCCAGCGGCAGTTGCGCCGGCATGGTCAGGCGATACGGCCCGTCGCCCGTGAAGGTCCCCGAGCCGTCGTCGCCGGCGGCCTTCATGTACATGGCTTCGGCTACTGGCAGAGCGCCCAGCCCCTGCAGGGCGACGATGGCGCGATAGAGATAGTCCTGGCCGTAGTCGCCGAGATTGGCGCGCGGATACGACCAGCCGTTCACGAAGGTCTGCCGCCCCCGGGCGAAGATGGTGATCATGCGCGCCTGCTCGACGCCGCCGGCGGCGGCGGCTTCGTCGAACGGACCGGCGCCCAGGAAGGCGGCGGTGCGCTTCAGGATCTTCAGATCGGTCGGCGGCGCGGGGTCGCTGGCCAGCAGAGCCCGGGCGGTCGCGAAATAGTCGGCGGGCTTGGCGTCGCGCGCCGCATAGGCGGCGACAGGCCCCGGCGTCGCGCCCTTGAGCAGGAAGCCGTCCTGGGCCTTATGCGCGGCCGGCAGGTCATCGCCCCCGTCGGTCAGGGTGCGGATCAGAAGCCAGGCGTGCGGCGTGGCGATGCGCGTGGGGTTGGGCCCCGTGGACGCCTGGCCAGGGCCGACCAGGGTGAAGGTTCCGCCCTCGCCGCCGACGGTTCGCGTGCCCAGCACAACGTTGTTGTTGGTGAACATGTCCATCACCGCCACCGAATAGTAGCGCTTGCCCAAGGGCGGGATGGTCAGGGTCGCCGGCCCCTTGGTCAGGTCCAGGAAGGCCGAGGAGTACAGCGTATCGTTGTTGGGCGTGGTGACCCAGCGGGCCTTGTGGTCCGACAGGGTTCGCGTGTGAGTCAGGGTGTTGATCGCCGCGCCGGGGCTCTTGAGCAGCCGCGCGCGGGTCGTGGCCATCTCGATCAGCGGCAGGGCGTAGAGATAGGCGTCCCGCGCCGCCGTCGCGTCGCCTTCTGCGGCCTGGACCGCCGAGACGAAAGCGGGCGACAAGCCCAGCGCGCCGGCCATGGCCAGCAGTTCCCGACGGTTCATGCCGCCCTCCCCAACAGATGTTTGAGGACAGTTGAACGCGAGACGCCGCGCGGCGCAAGCACCGCGCGACGCTGATCGGGTTCAGGCGGCGTGGGCGTGACGCGCGGCGTGAACGACGCTTTCCAGCGTGATGATCGTGGCGTCCACGCGATCATGCGCGTCCGAGCCGATCACCTTCTTGGCGGCGGCGGACGACAGGGCTCCGCGAAGATGACCCAGAGCGCGCGGCGGGGCGATCAGGACCACCTGATCGACGGTGTTGTGCGCCAGCACGGCGTCGACGCGTTTGGCCAGATTCGTCAGGAACGCCTTCTCGGCGCGGTCGTGGGCGTCGCCACTGTGGGTGATGTGGCTGGGCGCGCCGTGGTCGTGGTGCTCCTTGACGTCCGAGAGCCACTCGGGGCGGTCATGCAGCGGCCCGTCGATGCGCCGCTGCTCCAGCAGGCGAGCGCGGCGGCCGTCGGCGACAACGACCAGGGTGATGGCGTCAGGGTTCATGGAAGGCTCCTTGCTGGATCACGACCATGAAGGTGCGCCGCTTTAGGCCGGCGACGGATGATCAAGGTCAAATCCGCGCGGGCCGCCGCGCCCTTAAGGAACGTCGTTCTTGACCGCCTTCTCGGCCAGCTTGGCCAGCACCCGGCCGCGCCCGCGGCTGAGCGCGGTGATCACGCCCCGGAAGGTGCGGACCTCCTGATCCGACAGGCGGGCGCGCGCCAGCGGAACCCGCAGGTTGCGCACCATCGACGGCTTCTTCTCCGGCGGATGGTAGAAGCCCGCCTTCTCCAGCTCGTCCTCGAGATGCTCGTACAGCCCCAGCAGCGCGGCCTGATCGGCGGGCTCCTCGACATTCTGCTCGAACTTCTTCCAGGGCCGATCGTCCTGGGTCATCTTCCATTCGTAGGCGTTGATCGACACCGCCTGAGCCAGGTTCAGTGACCGGAAGCGCTCGTCGATCGGGATCGACACGATGGCCTGGCAGAGCGCGATGTCGTGGGTCTCCAGCCCCGCCCGCTCGCCGCCGAACAGCAGCCCCACGGCGCGCCCCTGGGCGACCTCGTCAGCCAGGTGACCGGCGCTTTCTCGCGGCGTGTAGACCGGCAGGCGCGTCTCGCGTGGCCGGGCCGTAGTGGCGTAGACCAGCTTGAGGTCGGCGATCGCCGCTTCCAGGTTGTCGAACACCTTGGCGTCGTCCAGCGGCCAGCTGGCGCCCGAGGCGCTGGCCCAGGCCCGCTCTTGCGGCCAGCCGTCGCGCGGCCGCACCAGACGCAGGTCCGAAAGCCCGAAATTGGCCATCACCCGCGCCACCGAACCGATGTTCTCGGCCAGTTGAGGCTCGTTGAGGATCACGCAGGGCGGAATGGGCTTGAAGTCGGCGGCGTCGGTCATCCGCGTCCTTTGCCGCCGACCGGCGGCAGGATGCAAGCGGTTCTAGCGCCGCGCCCGCGCCAGGGCCTCCAGCAACCGCGCCGGATGCAGCGGCTTGGCCAGGTGCAGATCCGCTCCTGCGGCGTGGGCGGCGGCCACGTGCTCCTCCATGGCGTTGGCCGTCAGCATCACGACCAGGATGGGCTCGGACGCCGCCGCCTTCTCCCGCGCCCGGATCGCCCGCGTCGCCGACAGGCCGTCCATCACCGGCATCTGCATGTCCATCAGCACTGCGTCGAAACGACCGGGCTCGAAGGCGTCCAGCGCCGCCTTACCGTCCTCGACCACGGTCAGATCCACACCAAAAGGTTCGAGCACGATCTCGACCACCTTGCGGTTGGTGGGATGGTCCTCGGCCACCAGCACCCGCAGCCCCTCCAGCGAAATCTCGCGGGGCTCCTCGGCGACCGCGTCGGCGACCCGTTCGCAGCGGGGCAGCGGAAGGCGCACCTCGAACCGCGCGCCTTGCCCCGGTGTCGCCTCGGCCGTGATCGATCCCTGCATCATCTCCGCCAGGGCCGCACAGATGGACAACCCAAGGCCCGTACCGCCGAACTGACGGGTAATCGACTGGTCGGCCTGCACGAAGCGCTTGAACAGGCGGTCACGAACCTCCTGGTCGAAGCCGACGCCGGTGTCGCGGACGACGAAGCACAGGGCCTCGCCCCGGCGATCCACATCCAGGGAGACCTCGCCCTGGTGCGTGAACTTCACTGCGTTGGCCAGAAGATTGGAGAGGATCTGGCTGATGCGGCCGGCGTCACCGTCATAGGTCCCCTCAGCCTCGGACGAGACCGACCAGCGCAGGCTCAGATTCTTGGCCTCGGCCGCCGCGGCGTGCAACTCGGCCATCCCCCGCACCAGTTGGACCAGATCGAACGGTGCTGGATTGAGCTGGAACTGGCCGGCCTCGATCTTGGACACATCGAGAATGTCGCCCAGCACCTGCTCCAGCAGCCGCCCGGACGAAGTCACCAGCGCCGCCAGTTCGCGGCGCCGCTGAGGATCCTGCTCCTCGGCCAGACGGTCGCCGAGGGCGATCACACCGTTCAGCGGCGTGCGCAGTTCGTGGGACATGTTGGCCAGAAAGACCGACTTGGCCTGGTTGGCGCGCTCAAGTTCGGCCGTGCGCGCCGCCACCCGCTGCTCGAGCGAGCGCAGCAGTTCCTCGTTGCGTTCGCGCTGGCGGCGCAAGGCGCGGGCCAGGGAGCCGATCTCGTCCGGCCGCGCCTCGAACGGTAGAGCCGCCTCCGGATCGCCCTGCTGCTGGGCCTCGGCCAACGCTTCCAGCGGCGCGCCAACCATCTGATGGGTCAGGCGGCGCAGGAGCAGCACCTGCAGCAATACCCCCAGGAACCCGAACAGCAGGACCCAGGACGCCGTCTTCAGCGAAGACCAGACGAGATCGCTTGAGGGAAAGCTCATCAGGAACCACCAGTCGGGCTCCACCAGGCGGCCATACGCCACCAGCCGCTGACCATCGGGAGACAGCACGACGCCGACGTCGCGCCTTTCAGCCCGAATTCGGCCAACCAAAGCCTTCAGCGCATTGTTGCGCTCGAACCGGTAGAGGGCGTCCACATCCACGACGCCGTTGCGCGCCAGACCTTGTGCGACCACGAGTTCGCCATCGCTGGAGACAATCATGTTGGAACCGCCCGGCAAAGCTTCGGCGACCGCGCGCAGCAGGTAAGAGTCCAGCGACAGGCTTGTGCCGAAGGCCCCCATGAACCGCCCCTTGTAGTAGAAGGGCGTCATGCAGGCGGCGTTCAGGCCTCGACCGGTGGGGTCGGAGATCAGACGCCTGAGCTTGGTGCATTTCATCACCCGGTCCGGATTGTTCTCCGGAAGTGTCAGGGTGACCATCTCTTCGTTCGAGATGTCCAGCGTGTTGGGCGCATCCCGCCGATAATAGAGCAGCTTGTCGGAACGCTTGGGGCCGTACATCACCAGGCGGGTCTGCGGCGTGAAGAAGTAAAAGTTGTCGTAGTGCCGGATCTGCGCCTCGCCGGTCGCCGCGACCACATCGGCTGCCGCCACAAACAGGGTCTGTTCGGCGCGGCTCATGGCGTCGGCGTCGCGAAGATAGCCGCCCAGCCCATGGACGTAGCGGCTGCCCACCCGCACGCCGTCGAACAACGCCGGCGCCGACCGCCGCGTGCCGTCGCTCGATTTGGGATAGAGCCGTTCGAATTCGGCGAGGTCGCCCGCGCCCCCCGCGAGATCCAGGCGGCGAGTCAACGCCTCCGCCGCCGCATCATGGACCCTCACG
The DNA window shown above is from Caulobacter sp. FWC26 and carries:
- a CDS encoding S-(hydroxymethyl)glutathione dehydrogenase/class III alcohol dehydrogenase, yielding MKTRAAVAFEPKKPLEIVEVDLEGPKAGEVMVEIKATGVCHTDAYTLDGFDSEGIFPSILGHEGAGVVVEVGAGVTSVAVGDHVIPLYTPECRQCKSCLSGKTNLCTAIRATQGKGLMPDGTSRFSYKGQPIYHYMGCSTFSNYTVLPEIAVAKIRRDAPFKTACYCGCGVTTGVGAVTNTAKVEPGANCIVFGLGGIGLNVIQGLKLVGANMIVGVDINPDREEWGRKFGMTHFVNPKDVSGDLVAHLVALTDGGADYTFDATGNTGVMRTALEACHRGWGESIIIGVAEAGKEISTRPFQLVTGRVWRGTAFGGARGRTDTPKIVDWYMDGKIQIDPMITHVLPLEEINKAFDLMHAGESIRTVVTF
- a CDS encoding LysR family transcriptional regulator translates to MSRWDGIDEFVATAEAESFSHAARRLGLSTSGVSRAVATLEERLQTRLLYRTTRRVSLTDAGRAFLARARRLIAERDEALASVGEDDGEPRGLLRMTCSMAYGERFVAPAVNRFMLVHPKLSIEIDLDDAVRDIVSEGFDLAIRFGRLTDSRLIAKRLASRTRRLCAAPSYLAQAGTPQTIADLAHHACILGAAETWPFRDGEREIAFKPQGRWRCNSGQAVLDAALLGFGVCQLPNFYVDSAIAEGRLVPLLEPNRPADEGVWAVYPHLRLLPAKVRLLVEHLEVALGG
- a CDS encoding DUF1254 domain-containing protein; amino-acid sequence: MNRRELLAMAGALGLSPAFVSAVQAAEGDATAARDAYLYALPLIEMATTRARLLKSPGAAINTLTHTRTLSDHKARWVTTPNNDTLYSSAFLDLTKGPATLTIPPLGKRYYSVAVMDMFTNNNVVLGTRTVGGEGGTFTLVGPGQASTGPNPTRIATPHAWLLIRTLTDGGDDLPAAHKAQDGFLLKGATPGPVAAYAARDAKPADYFATARALLASDPAPPTDLKILKRTAAFLGAGPFDEAAAAGGVEQARMITIFARGRQTFVNGWSYPRANLGDYGQDYLYRAIVALQGLGALPVAEAMYMKAAGDDGSGTFTGDGPYRLTMPAQLPLDGFWSLSMYEATADGQFFFTDNPLHRYTIGDRTQGLKRNADGTLDLWIGRTDPGGDKTANWLPAPQSGPFALYLRAYLPRPEMLDGRFRFPAVVKA
- a CDS encoding host attachment protein; the encoded protein is MNPDAITLVVVADGRRARLLEQRRIDGPLHDRPEWLSDVKEHHDHGAPSHITHSGDAHDRAEKAFLTNLAKRVDAVLAHNTVDQVVLIAPPRALGHLRGALSSAAAKKVIGSDAHDRVDATIITLESVVHAARHAHAA
- a CDS encoding RNA methyltransferase, producing MTDAADFKPIPPCVILNEPQLAENIGSVARVMANFGLSDLRLVRPRDGWPQERAWASASGASWPLDDAKVFDNLEAAIADLKLVYATTARPRETRLPVYTPRESAGHLADEVAQGRAVGLLFGGERAGLETHDIALCQAIVSIPIDERFRSLNLAQAVSINAYEWKMTQDDRPWKKFEQNVEEPADQAALLGLYEHLEDELEKAGFYHPPEKKPSMVRNLRVPLARARLSDQEVRTFRGVITALSRGRGRVLAKLAEKAVKNDVP
- a CDS encoding ATP-binding protein, with product MVAILSIVVTSVATAAAFIFVRESAADTQKRHLAEYVGERVKTEDRLFSDLVRVHDAAAEALTRRLDLAGGAGDLAEFERLYPKSSDGTRRSAPALFDGVRVGSRYVHGLGGYLRDADAMSRAEQTLFVAAADVVAATGEAQIRHYDNFYFFTPQTRLVMYGPKRSDKLLYYRRDAPNTLDISNEEMVTLTLPENNPDRVMKCTKLRRLISDPTGRGLNAACMTPFYYKGRFMGAFGTSLSLDSYLLRAVAEALPGGSNMIVSSDGELVVAQGLARNGVVDVDALYRFERNNALKALVGRIRAERRDVGVVLSPDGQRLVAYGRLVEPDWWFLMSFPSSDLVWSSLKTASWVLLFGFLGVLLQVLLLRRLTHQMVGAPLEALAEAQQQGDPEAALPFEARPDEIGSLARALRRQRERNEELLRSLEQRVAARTAELERANQAKSVFLANMSHELRTPLNGVIALGDRLAEEQDPQRRRELAALVTSSGRLLEQVLGDILDVSKIEAGQFQLNPAPFDLVQLVRGMAELHAAAAEAKNLSLRWSVSSEAEGTYDGDAGRISQILSNLLANAVKFTHQGEVSLDVDRRGEALCFVVRDTGVGFDQEVRDRLFKRFVQADQSITRQFGGTGLGLSICAALAEMMQGSITAEATPGQGARFEVRLPLPRCERVADAVAEEPREISLEGLRVLVAEDHPTNRKVVEIVLEPFGVDLTVVEDGKAALDAFEPGRFDAVLMDMQMPVMDGLSATRAIRAREKAAASEPILVVMLTANAMEEHVAAAHAAGADLHLAKPLHPARLLEALARARR